The genomic interval aatagatagataggtGCATCTTTGGATAGATGAATATGCAGAGATGTATGTGCATCTTTCATATGTAGCCGTAGAGCGGTGTTTGAGTTGTCCCTGCAAACGGAGACATGcccgtctgcgtctgtccACTTGAGGGACCCCGACAGATCGACGCAAATTGTGAGCTTCACCAGGGAGACCCCTAGGTACACAGGAACTCGCGGTCGACGGAACGCGGCGCAGAGATGGTGAACTCAACTCCGCTGAACAGGGTACGCGTCCGCTCCCAACGACACTGGCTGGCGAGGGGGTCCTGAGCGACTCGCAGACCAGCctgtgtggagagaaaagacgtctctgcagagcctCGCTCGCTCGCGTCTGACCTGCAGCTGTTTGTAGACCAGCACCCGGTCGCGGATGATTCTTTGTTGCTCGAGGTCGTTGAGAAGAATCGGTCGGAAACGCTTCACGTAGCCGATGGCTTTGTCCAGCGGAAATCCCGTGGAGTAGAAACAAATCAGGCAGTCCACGCGCGGCCATGTCGTTATGTCTTCCTCGAGAATCATCTggaaaggaagcaaagaaaacaTGGGCAACTGCGCCTGAGAGCGAGGCTGGCCGCAAaccagagaacgcgagacgcAAAGGGAACAGAAGGCAGCTGCCGACGAAGCACGAAGCGTGGAGACTCGCGAcgcgaaacacagaagaagaagaagaagaagaagaagagaaaacgagatgcgtatcgaggagacgagaaaagaggagaagcagagagcaaccgaggaagagcagaaagaagagaggagggaaaggcgCCCGGAGAACTCGAAGAGTCCGCAGTGAAAGGCGACACGAGACGCATCCGCATGCactccgcttcttcgtttgtcaggaagcgaaaacgcaaaatgaagaacagacagaagactCACCTGTTCGTCGAAAACAACGATGCGGAACTCCAGCGACCGCTCCAGGCGACTCAAAATGGCTCGCATCGGTTTGcctgaaaaacgaagaaaaaacgcacaaCCCCCACAGCTCTCCCGTTTCGACATGGAGAACAACCTTCAGGCGTACATCCACGCGGGGACGCAATACTTCAAAAACAAGCATTtgacacatacacacacctATAgttttatatatatttatatatatttatatatagatatagatatagatatagatatatatgtgcagatatatgcatgtagagagagagactagCGGTGAAAATGGGAAATAAAGAAGGAGAGTAGAATTACGCCCGGCTCTGTAGGCATGGGCAATACACACTCCTGAGAGAATCCGCTTGTACATACACTCAAGATTCCTCGTTCACGCAACGCACAAcgacttctttctttttttacAGCTTACCTGTGTCTTCGACCCCACAAGTCTCTGTATTTAATCctatacagatatatgtCATGATGCCCTTTACCGTACATATGTTTCCTGTATGCAATGGAGAACTCTTGCATTTGAAGCACCCCCCGGTGTCTCAGATCCGACAAACCTATGAATATGTATGTTTATGTCTACATGCAGTTGGGTCCTGGTGAAGAATGCAAAACTGGATGTGCGATTGGAAGCTTACTGTGCGTTTTGGCTTTCATCGCACAGACTCCGATGCTCAACTGGATGAGGCCGGAGCTGGAGGAGCCGCAGCTCCGCGCCCCTCGGTCGTCCGCGTCTCTCGGGGCGTCCAGcattgcatgcagtctgaGTTACGTTTggaaaagaggggagaggccgagagagaagagagtggagagtctgaagacggcgagaaagaTTGCTTCGACCGGcagcgaaaaacagacgagacgaggaggcTGAGTTGCATGACAAGGCCGTGATGTCTTGCGAAGGTCGAAAGATAGAGGACGCCCGCCTGCGCGTTGTCAAAGCCTCACGAGGCTCTTGAGGCCATGAAACCAAGTCGATTCCGCGAGCTCATCCCGATAGAGGCGCGGAAAAGAGACTGGGGGCGCTCGTGGAAGGCAGTCTCGCCAGCGGCttcaggaagcgaagaagacgcaaccgcaaatggagagaagcaggaggcaGGGAATGGGGAACATCCGTggtggaagcagagaaagagttCTCACAAGGAGGCGCCAAGTCTCCGAGACTTAACAACCTGGAATGCGCGCTGAGCAAAGCTAAAGTGTGTCAACAAACCGAGCGCGAAAACGCGGGAGGACTGAGGTGAATGCACATCCGAGCGACGCTGCCAGGAATCGCGAGTCTCGGTCCAGACGCAAATATGCGCGGGCAGAATTGAAATTCGACTCAAGAGCGAGACTTCCGTGTGCCGAGGAAACCTGATCTTCTCGAATTTTTCGCCAGCTTTTTTGTTCCAGTGTGCATTCACGGCAGCAACGGACGATCCCCTGcgacgcgttttcttcgcgttgcTCCAGTTGTCGACCGCCTCGGAGTCTCGAAGTAtcagaagacggagagaaggtaCTGGCACATGCTTTCCGCGAAAACAAGAATCAAAGAAGTCTGGCGTCGCGCGCGGATGTGGTTGACGGAGTCAGACTCGCGGAAAAGGTACGAACGAGCAAAGACCAGCGACGTAAAGTAGCAGAGCACGGTCACTGCAATGAAACACACAAATGTCATGACTTCGTCGTTGGAGCGCGTCGgagtttttctcgcgtcgcgCCCTTTCGAGAGAAATGGCAGTCTCTCGACGGAGGAGCAACTGCTAAAGAGCGCAGAAGCGCAAGCTGGgacagaaaccgagaaacCTGGAATAAAAACCGAAAAGGAGGGAACGCTTCTCGCGCATGCAATGCAACGACTCGCGGAGCTTTCCCTCCCGTCTCACTTGGAAAACCACGGCGGAGACGGGGCGGGCGACGTTGCTTGGTTTTCAAGACAATCTTGGCCAAAGaagcaaacgcatgcatcggtAAAGATCTAGAAAACGATGGAGTCGCTGTTGGAAACAGTCTTCGCATTGGTACGCGGAAGACTCCTTCCAACTGCTTAGCGGAAAAACGCGCGTTGCAGCAACGGAAGACGAAGTTGTTGATCAGTCGGACATGCAGATGTACGGGAGAACGCGAATCATGTGGATGAGTCTACCATttttctgcgcatgcatcgtcTCTATGTATCTCTCTCCAAGCACACATCAGTTTGAGCATGTTTTTCTCAGTGCAAAGAATCGAGACTTCGTTTCTgctcgttcgcttcctcaTCGCGCGTTGCTCGCGCACACACTAGCTTCGCTGCGGAGCCTCCGCGACGTCaggtcttttcttctgcagatctgacttttctctgctgctctcttgGAACGCCATGTGGATTCCAGCAGTCTCAGCTGCTGCACATACATGCGGCGGGCAGCTGGCGCCggcctcttcgtcgcgccccaccgacagacagaggcctgccgttctctctcttcagtctCCACTCTCGAGTAGTTCTCTCgactcgcgtcttctgcccCAACCTCgtctgtcgtcttccttctcttctcatcgcgcctcctccgcaCCGTCCTCCACCTTTGCGGCACGAGTCCTCTCCACGGAAAGGAACCAGCTCAGCAGTGTCTCATCTGTCCTCTTGAAAAGCAGAGCAATCAGAAATCCGCAGCCCCGCAGCCTCCACCTCGCTTCTGGCTGCTCCCTTCGCCATGAAATTGCCGCCTGCCGCACACAGCCAGAAGGCTGCGAAACCTTTCCCCCTGTCTCGTCCGCGGACGCTTCTCCTgtcgtcgcttcttttcctcgtgaGAGTGCGCAGGCTGCTccaggagggagaggagaaggcatcggtttgcctccgcctccacctGCCGCGTTCCCGAGCGCCTCCAAGCCACCCGAGCCTGTCGTTGTCTCCACTGCTTCGGATGCCGCGCCTCTcattcgcttccttctctcttcttcgtctcgtcctTCGCTGGGTGCTTctggagacaaagacgacgaGGCTTCCGGCCGGCAGACgcttcagctgtctccgcgctttCTGCCCAGGGACCTCCAGCTGCCTCGCGTCGAAAGTGCAGCAACACAGGAAACGGCAGACGGCTCAGAAAGCAACTGCTCAGTGTATCTCCTGCAGTTCGAGAGTTGCCCGTTCTGCAGGAAAGTCCGGGCCTGCCTCGACTTCCTCAACATCCCGTACACCCTCGTCGAAGTCGAGCCGCTCTTGAAAAAAGAGCTCAAACCTTTCGGATACTCCAAAGTCCCTCTCCTCGTCAttgctcgctcttcttctccggcgtcctcttcttcggcagAAGCGGCGGCTCAACTCGCTCGGTGGGCTGCGGAAGACGCGGGGAAGCCTGTGGAGGAGCGACGCCTCTTTGCGCTGGCAGACAGCAAAGCcatcgcgcatgcactgatGGAATCTCGAGGAAACTCGACGGGTGCGGAGGGCGCGGAGAACCGCAGACAACGCGAGGTCCAGTGGCTTGTCTGGACAGACCAAGTTCTTGTTCAACTGATCGTTATGAACGTCTACAGAACCATGCAGGTAGAGAGACATGCTTTCGCAGCCATTCACAAATACCGAGTATGTATGCTTATCCAttcatacatgcatgcgtatcggtgtgtgtgtgttaATACAAGGCAAGTAGTTGTACGCATGCGTATAGGACATatagagatagatatagatattcACTTGTACACATAGAGGTttctataaatatatatacatatacatacacatacatatatatatgtatatatatatatatatatatatatatatatatgcattttgCTTGCGTGGATTTGTGTGTTTGGTTTGGTTCAAGTGCAACGTTCGAGAGGGTCGAGACGGAAGCGGTGGGTGCCTCTCCGTCagcctctccttcgttccgCGCGTCTTCGACTTCGCATGTCGACGCACTGATacaaaaaagaaacgagcaAAAGTATAGGCGCATACCTGAATcgagcgagaggcagagaggtgCCGAGAGAAGGTTAGGGAGAGAGGTCCAGAGATAACAAAggcaggaaaaggaaggtGAAGGTAGCGGGGCAGGTAGAGATGCAAACCAAGACGAACAGAGCGCGAAGTATCTTACGTTAATGTGTGTAGTGGATAGATAAAACGACCGACAGGTCAACACAGACATAGGTGGATTCATAGACGCGTAGCTGTTCAGATACTGACGAACCGGTACCGTCTCCATGTTCGCTCCAGCTCCGATGATTCCTCAAGAACTGTCGATCGTCTCGCGGCCGTTGggtcctctttcctctttcttctcgatcgCGTGAGTGTTCGCCACGGTTTTCCGGCCTCTCTGCCTGCGCTGTGCTCTTCGTCAGGAATCCCTCGAAACGTTTTCTTACCTCCTCACGCATCCGTCTTTCTCCTACTTCCAGCAACTCTCAGGGCGCTGGACTGGCAGCGTCGTCATGCGGCTCGTGGCGGGTCAGCGTAAAAAGCGCTACGCGGTATGTCTTTTAGAACAGGAAATCCGCGTTTTTGTGTGGGAAGAACGGCGTCGTTTCGTTCGGTGGGTTTGGTTCAGGAACTCTGAGAGCCGCGATTTCTCAAGGTGTGACATTTCCTGAAATcgacgtctcttctcctcctccctaCGTTTCTGTGAAAAGCCACAGGCGCTGCCGCCGTTCTGCAGACGAGGCCATGGGGGTttccctgtttttctcggtttTTCTAGCGGGGACAGAAGAGCCGTTTGTTCCTGTTGCTGCGTCGATCTCCAAGGCGTCGTCgggcttctttctctttcttttgtgGACGTTTGTGGGGGCTTAGATCTTGAGAGGCACTGCCGTTCCATTTGAGACAGTCCGAATACGCACGAGGGTAGCTGCGACTCCGAGCGTCTCCACGTCTCTTTCAGgtacgagagagagagagagagcacatCTGTTTGCGACAGTGGACACCCTCCGCCCTCCAGTGATTTTCCTTGCTTTGCGCCTCCAGGTCGATGATGTCCGACAAGCTCTCTACGAGGCACTCGACGACTTCAGGCGAGCGTTTGAGGAGTCTGGGTCGCCGTTCTTCGGCGGCGCTGAACCGGATGAGGTCGATCTTGCGGTCTTTGGAATTCTTAACAGCACCGAGGGATGCAGCGTAAGAGACGCTTGAGAGCCCCGACGCAGATCCTGGATTTGGAGCAGCGGCGACGaaaagcgggagaaagaaagcgcgGGGGTGTGACCATTCCCTTTGGGTGGGGAAAGTCGCGTCCTCTGGATAGCTGACCATGGCCGTATTGAGAGAAAATTGGATTAGCCGGCAGGTGGAAAACAGGGCGAGTTGCTAAACGTAGGATACGGAATAGGACCGCAGTTATTAGAGAGATGCGCAGAACCAAGCAATCTAAGACTGCTGAACACCGCCCACCTGTCACCTAAAGGCGAGCGGAAGATGTGTATACCGATAGTAATAGTAATGCACGTATACCAGGCACGACCGGGAACTTTGCTTGTTCCGCGTAAGATCGTCAGTCGCCGCCGGCGAGCACAAGCCGTCCTCATCGACgacttcgtttttttctctcgcctctcctttgttgttctctgtcttcaggTGGAAAAGGACATCCTCCAGAACAGCTCTATTGTACCGTGGCTGACGCGTATGCGACAGGCTGTTGGACCCTCCAAGGCTTTCAATCACATCTCTCGGGGACCCTcttccgctgcttcttcgtaGTCCATGGTTTCGTGTAGATCGTGTTCCATTGCAAAGGAGTAATGACGTGACTGGAGGCGCGGATACACTCCGAGAATCAGAGTTTTTTTCGGCGTTTCAGACGTCGTCTGTCAGTGGATCTTCATCTAGACTGACAGCCTTCTTGTGAGGTGCTCAAACGTCCTCCAGTCAAGCCGTGACCGGCCTAGACGTTGTCGGCGCGTCTCGCGAGCCGGAGGCGAGGCGCACAACAACAGAAGTCGCTAAGCGTGGGCGAGCCTCAGCATCCAGAGAGTTtcagacgcatgcattcgtGTAACAGTCGGTTCTCGACTATTGGGTGGGGTAcgtgaaggagaaacggtCGCAACCGGCTCGTGAATGGAGTCGTGGAGTTTGGCCGACGGTAGCCAGTGTGTGTTGGGTACGAAAGGCGGATATCGAAGAGTATGTGAGGTGTGTCTTTTCTGTGGAGCATTCCTTCTGAGTAACTCTTTGAGTTATGGTTTCGTGTGTGGCGGGAGCTCTTCAACATCTTTTCGGCTCGAGAGCGCTTTCGCGGCGACTCTCTGtacgtttcctcttctcggaCGAGTCGAACGTTCGCCACGACGACCTTTGAGCCGTGCGAGAGTTCGTACGTCCGCGAATTCCGAAACGCCGTTAACAGTCAATTCTGCGGGGGCAGAGAAGCGGCAAACCTCATCAAAGGCGAGGTGTGCAAGCCATTTTTGCGGGACGCTTttcgaaggcgagagaagttCTGTGGATTCAGCAGCTCCTAAGTTGGCCAAAACTCACCAGCACAAACCGAACGGAACCCccctttcgttttttccgcaGTGTTTCAAACAACGCATGGGAAGAAAGAAGTATCGCTTCAGTGTCATATTCCCGACTCCACATTCTAAGGTGTGACCTTGTGTCCACAGACACCACCGCTTCTGTACGTAATGTATGCGTTTTTGAGACACGCAGAAATCCAGTGAACCTGCGAAAAAGCGCTCAGACGCCACAATTTTGGGTTGCCTGTAACGAATGCCGCCCCAGTCAAATGTGTGCTGGGTCATGACGAATGGGGCCAGTTGCCACAGCCTTCATGCGTGTGAAGCCAGCGGACGCATACACAAGCAGTACACGCTAATTGAACCTCATTTTGCTTGTGTTACACACTTTTCTGTTCCCCTGTCTTTGtgcttctcggcttcgctcCGCTGCTTCCTTTACTTGTTCGGATGTAGACGCGCCTCTAAACAGCGCGATGCGTCCACCACAGATTTTAGTTTTTCCACAAGACACGAAGAGCGCAACTAAATTTCGCTTGCGGGTAGCGTGGCACTGGATAGGAGAAGGGAAACCATCGTAAAGTCTGATTCCGACACAACATCCTGGAGAGAACAGTGTGTAAGCAGCTTCCTTCGACCTGCTTCACTCTTCCAGTTCAATACACCAGCTTCGATCGAAGAGCTCCAAGCATAGCAAATCGTCCTGGGTAGCGCAGCAGCGGCGTTCCGCGGATATCGATCACCTCGAGATGTGTCATTTTGGACtgcggaaaagagaaaaagcgggAAAAGATTCCATCCGCAAATGTGAAACGACCAGCGGATACCGAGACACAAAATGCAACGACTCCACAGTAAAAAAACTGTTTGGTAATCGCGTGAACTGCGTCACGCTTTGATGTACAACGCACATTTAAACTGTGGTATCATTGTAAAATAGACTGGCTTGTACAGAGACATTCACACGCCTTTCTTTCCGCAATCAcacgtctttctttctgcaaTCTAGCTGATAGAGATAGTCCTTGCTCGGAAGCGGAAACCTTCACgaggaaatggagaaaaaaccAGATCCGGGACAAGTCGTAGGAAGACAACACGAACAACCTGACGGCTGATAAGCCTTGTGCAAGAAAAAAGGCTTTTGAATCGCAAGCACATGCCGATTttcatatgtatgtatatatatacatatacatatatatgtacatatatgcgAGCGTACTCCATCGCAGCAAAAGATTTGGTTGAACGTATTAAGAAAGGCTcgctgtttcgtcttttgaACGGGGGCACACAGAAGAGAATCCGAAGTCAAAAACACTCTCAAGTGAACGCGCCTTACAAGGGGGAGTAGGTGATCTGCCGCGGAAATCTTCGTGTAGGTTAGCTTCAAAACTTTCAACTGAGTGGCACGCTCCAGCAGACGAGCAAGACTATCGTTGAAAGGATTCAGAGATAGGTCTAGCTCTTGAAggccaggagagaaagggaaatgCTTGAGCGTTGTTATTTGGTTGCCTTCCAACTTCAAAGTCTAACAGTCAAATCGGAACAAAACACAGAACATTCGCGGGGCGAATTAGgggaaacgcatgcgttaAGTCATTGAGCTGTAAGTTGCTTGCAGTCCGAACTACCTAGAAAATGTCAAGCAATCGTTTCTTACGGATGTACCACAGCTGCTTGCACTGCTGTCCCTGTATGTAATCGTGCCCTTTTGTAGATATGTCTGTACATGTGGATGCTTGATATGCCTCTCTGCTCACGACGCACACATAAACGTTCACTCCTGTCGCTCATAACTACAGAAGAAACACTGAAAACAGGCTCAAACGGTAAAGCTCATTCCGAGCCATGAAATCGGCTGTTGCTTTGGAGAGCTGCGCTTCCTTACTTTAAGGTATGTGAAGCACAGCAGGCCCTTGAAGCTGGTGATTTTGTTTCCAGTGAGATCCAGCTCCTTTAAGAATTTAAACCGGGGAATATTCTCGCAAGATGTGAGGCCACAGTTGAGAATTCTCAGCGCCCGCATATTAAAGAAGTCAGCAAACAACTCTTTGTCGCCATCCGTCAAGACTTGGAAGTCATATGGAAAGGAGGACCGTCGTCCATCGAGAATTAACGATTCGATGGCCCCTGAAAAATGCGAGTACAGGGGAAATATaaggaagaggcaggaaaTATATAGGCTTCGTTACACCAGTTGCACAGTGCCACAACAAGGCGTGATTTCTGGTTTCGCTGAGTACATCACCGTCTCTGCAGTTGTTTCTGTACATGAAAGAGGAGCCTGTCGAACCGATGGCCTACATCAGTGTTCTAACATACCATCCGAAAGCTGTGACACACGATAACCCCGAGACATGCACAGAAGTCCTCAGGCGTTCCACGTATGTTCTTCTCTATTCAAGTGCTCCACCAAGCATGCATGTTACGGTATAGTCAGTATCTGCCGTTGCGGTGTTCACGGGGAAGTATCCCAGGGTGTTTCCGTAGGAAGAATGAAGAGGTGCGTGGCTATACTTCAGCTCTGTCTTGTTCAAATTACTCTTCTGTGTTCATTGCAGCTCCTAGGCACAGCAATCACCAGTCCTccgttttgtgtctctccccgaTAATCCCCCCTAAAGCAACACCAGACAACAAACGACCTTACACGCGAGACTACACCAAATCACGCCCAGTGCAGCCGTTTGCAACGTGTATCAAAGTACGGGCGGGGCTCTGAAGACTTATCGTGCATTCCAGCCTGCCACAACGATGCCCAGTAACCGGTACTAAGGTGCTGTGCATTACTTCGACGAAAGCGTAGCTCGAGACTGTGCACTTTCAATGCTTAATGCGGAATTCTACATCCTCATTCGGTTTCTTCAAGTTTCCTGTGTACCAGTATCAACAACGAACTGCGTGTGAAACACGATGACATCGTGATGCTTCTCTCGGGGCGTTTTCTCCCAGTCTGTGCTGTCCTCTGCACATAGTTGGTACTGCTGCTCCTTCAGTTTGCGAAGTTCGTCGAGGAGCGCTCTTTTAAAGTTcgtcgctccttcttctgtacGCGTGTGAACATAATCCAAAGGCAAACGATTAGGCACTAGAAGCGTTTTGGGCGCCCAGAAAAGCCGCCCGTCTGGCAGCTGCTTGGCACCACATCGCAGGGCTTTGTCATCGAGATCGGCAGCCTGTGCCGTCTCCGTCGCAACCTTGTAGGCTAGAGCCGACGGCACGCGTTCTGCGATGGCCCTTTCTCGTGCTGGTAGGAACTGTGATGTTACGCTTGGTGATTGCATCGGCGCGGCTGTCCGCGCAGCATTCACGGGATTAAACGTCGCCATCGGCCAGGAGGGAACGGATTGATACATGGGAGAAACTCAACCAGACGGCGAGCGTGAGAACGCAGTCGTGCGACGCGCCGTTACGTGACAGCAAACAGCGAACGCACGCGAAAGAGGAGCAAATGCCACGAGGGTTAAACTGCAAGCCTTACAAGCTTGCacacaggaagaaaaaaagctgCAAAGGTTCCAGCAATAAGGTAAGCATTTGGAACCCTGACAGAAATTATACAAGGTTTCGATGGAATAGAACCGGTAGCTCGAGCAAGGCTTGTACAACCCACGAGACGGGAGATTGTAAGGGTGTTTGCGTGAAACACGGAGATCTCGTTTGGCATTCGGCATTCTCCTTGGCCACTGTTACCGCGGGTTGTGACATGTGGATTTCACCAGACGTCCCTCCTAGCGATAGCAGCAAACCAGAACGCGACCCGTTCCCCTGAGCTGACTGAAAGCTAGCCAATGGGCACCGACCGCGATGCCCGCTGGAGATCTGTCCTCAGCCTCATTTGAATAGTGCACACATGTCCTCCACGGATGGCGTGACTCTGGAAAAAGTCACTCCACTTGGCCTTGCCCACCTGATATCCTCGAGCAACTAATTCGAAGGGAAAGAATCACGTTCATATCAAAGTGGTGCGTTTAAGGAACTGCGTCTACCCTAGATGACCGGTCAACGTCCATTCCCCTAGAGGGAAACTGCTGAACGACGTCACCGCTGGAGCGGTGTTGCGTTGAATGTTACGACAGTTCGGGCAGTTCGTTCCGGAAGAACGCGTAAGGACTCCTTTCCTGTCGAGTCCACACTAATGTGCCGATTTAACCTACAGTAAGTGTCTGAGCATACCCCTGACGCTGCTGTGCTTTCCGGACTGTGTCCCGGTAGCGGACCACCTAGGGAGGACTCGGGTGTCGGTCTACAGGATGAGGATTGGAACTGTTTTGCAAAGTATTCCGTAATTTCTATTTCTACAGCTGAAGGCTGAAGCGATAACTATCAACGCAAGAACCTTTCGCGTGGGTTTCCGTCACGAAAGTATGCGTCATGTAAGTATAACAGGAACGACCCCTGAGCGGCAAGGTCGCAAACAAAGAACGTGACCACGGGTCGGAACGAGCAATAAGCTGCTGGGAATTCATCAAGCGCTGGAGTGTCGCCAGTCGGATGTCAGTCTGCTGCTTGCCACTCACGGGCAAGCGCCATACGCAAAAGCTCGTTTCACTGGCGGTAATCGAGGAAGTGGAAAATTCGAAACTGTAGGACTTCCGATCGTGTCTCCCACGCACTGCCTGCAAGAGAGCTTTCTGTCACTGAGACGGTAGCTACTGTGATTTTGTCAGGGGGAGAGAATGGAAGTTCCGTTGCTGGTGGAACGGGAAGGACACACAAGCACCGCTATTGCTAGTTCCCATCATCGTTGCTATTCGAATTGGGAGCTCTCAGTTATCTTTGTTAAAAACCGCTGTACAAGTATTCCAGCAGTTGCCGCTGGACCAACGAATCGTTCACGTGTCTCTTCGTGGATCACAAAGGGCGCATTAGTCTTTGGATCGGACATGCACACTCGAAGAGCGACATTGTTCTTTCCGTAAAACAGCAACATGAGATTAACAATTTTCCCTGTCTGGACGAGTTATGCTAAAGATGCAAAAGTGATCGGGAAATCAGGACCACACGACAAAGGAGC from Toxoplasma gondii ME49 chromosome VIIa, whole genome shotgun sequence carries:
- a CDS encoding prostaglandin-E synthase (encoded by transcript TGME49_304660), whose protein sequence is MWIPAVSAAAHTCGGQLAPASSSRPTDRQRPAVLSLQSPLSSSSLDSRLLPQPRLSSSFSSHRASSAPSSTFAARVLSTERNQLSSVSSVLLKSRAIRNPQPRSLHLASGCSLRHEIAACRTQPEGCETFPPVSSADASPVVASFPRESAQAAPGGRGEGIGLPPPPPAAFPSASKPPEPVVVSTASDAAPLIRFLLSSSSRPSLGASGDKDDEASGRQTLQLSPRFLPRDLQLPRVESAATQETADGSESNCSVYLLQFESCPFCRKVRACLDFLNIPYTLVEVEPLLKKELKPFGYSKVPLLVIARSSSPASSSSAEAAAQLARWAAEDAGKPVEERRLFALADSKAIAHALMESRGNSTGAEGAENRRQREVQWLVWTDQVLVQLIVMNVYRTMQESLETFSYLLTHPSFSYFQQLSGRWTGSVVMRLVAGQRKKRYAVDDVRQALYEALDDFRRAFEESGSPFFGGAEPDEVDLAVFGILNSTEGCSVEKDILQNSSIVPWLTRMRQAVGPSKAFNHISRGPSSAASS
- a CDS encoding leucine rich repeat-containing protein (encoded by transcript TGME49_304670), translating into MYQSVPSWPMATFNPVNAARTAAPMQSPSVTSQFLPARERAIAERVPSALAYKVATETAQAADLDDKALRCGAKQLPDGRLFWAPKTLLVPNRLPLDYVHTRTEEGATNFKRALLDELRKLKEQQYQLCAEDSTDWEKTPREKHHDVIVFHTQFVVDTGAIESLILDGRRSSFPYDFQVLTDGDKELFADFFNMRALRILNCGLTSCENIPRFKFLKELDLTGNKITSFKGLLCFTYLKTLKLEGNQITTLKHFPFSPGLQELDLSLNPFNDSLARLLERATQLKVLKLTYTKISAADHLLPLSKMTHLEVIDIRGTPLLRYPGRFAMLGALRSKLVY